The window ATCTACCTGAACAGCTCGGACAACGACCCCGGCGGGACTTACATGATCGCCGTGGCCGCCCACGAGTGCGAGCACATGCTCCACTGGAACCAGGACCCCGACGAGGACTACTGGGTGGACGAGGGCTGCGCCGAGCTGGCCATGTTCCTCTACGGGCACCCCGACAACATCAGCGGCTTCAACGGCAACTCGGACAACGACCTGACCGGTTGGAACGGCACCTGGTCCGACTACATCAAGACCTACCTCTGGACCCTCTACCTCTACGAGCACTACGGCGAAGGCTCCGCCGACCCGACGGACCTCATCTGGGAGCTGGTCCACGAGCAAGCCGACTCCATCGCCGGGGTGAACAACGCCCTGGACACCGTGGGCGCCGGGGCCACCTTCGAGGAAATCCTGCCCGACTGGGTCGCCGCGAACTTCCTCGACCTGGCGGACGAGGACCTCTTCGACGGGCGGTACAGCTATTTCGGCGAGGATCTGCCGCTCTTCACTCCCGCCTCGATCCACAACCAGTACCCCGCCTCGGGCTCCAACAGCCTCTCCCGCTACGCAGGCGAGTACGTGCTCTTCGTGGAGCCCGGGCGTGGACCTGAAATCTCCGACGTCGCTGCCGCAATCACCGAGTGGCTCTACGGGACCTTCGACGGCCAAGACGCATCCGACTTCACCGTGGATGTCCTGCGCATCAACTCCGGGGACGAGGCGGACACCGAGGTCGTGCGCCTGGACCTGGACTCGGAAAACTGGTCCACCTTCGACGCGCCGGAATTCCCTTACACCCACGATAAGGTTGTGCTCACGACTACGAGGCCGACCGCGGCGGGGCCCGGGACCTACGACTACCACGCCGACGTGAGCGAGACCGGCGTCGGGGACTCCGAATTCAACGCCACGCGCACCGGGGACGGCGTCCTGGCCGGTTGGAGCTTGACCGAGGCGCGGACGGTCGTTCTCCTCCGCGAGGCCGGGACTGGGGAAACCCCGGTAGTCCGGCTGGATTCCAACGAGGGCCGCTACCTCGACCGGGAGGCCCCGGATGCCGGCTGTTCCTACGTTCTCGAAGTGACGGACCTCTCCGGCCTGCGGACGCGCCTCGGACCGGTGGAGGTGGGACCCGCCGAGAGCGGCCGCGAGGGGCTCACCCTCAGCGCGCCCTACCCCTCGCCCTCCTCCGACCGGGTGACCTTCGAATTCACCATCCCCGGCGACGGGGAAGCCCGCTTCGCCGTCTACGACCTCGCCGGCCGGGAGGTGTTCTCCACGGCGGCAACGCCGGCGGAAGGCCGCGTGGTGTGGGACTCCTCGGCCGCTGCTCCGGGGGTGTACCTGGCGCAATTGATCGGAGAGGGGGGGACGGTCGGCCGCCGGCTGGTCATCGTGCGCTGAACCGGCGACGGCGCAACTTTAGAACAGGCAAGGGGTAAGACAAGGGGTTTAAACGAGCGAACCGAGCGAACCGAGCGAAGCGAGCTACGCCCCCGGCGAACCGAGTAACGCCCCGGCGAAACCCCTTGTTCACCCCTTGTTTCAAGGGGGATGGCGCAAAGTCATCCCCTTTTCGCGCCGGGGAGGTCCGGCGACCGTGGCGGCTGTGGTAGAATAAACGTCGGGATAATTCGTCGTCTCCGTCCGCTCGAACCAATCCGCCACCCGATTCCCGGGAGTCACGCCATGCTCGATCTGTTCCTCTTCTCCGGCAACGCCCACCCCCGTCTGGCCGAGGACATCGCCGCCTACCTCCACACCCCCCTGCGCAAGCGGATTCTGGACCGTTTCGCCGACGGCGAGGTGCGGGTGGAAATTCACGAGAACGTGCGCGGCCGGGACTGCTTCGTCATCCAACCCACCTGCGCCTCGCCCGAGGCCACCGTCAACGACAACCTGATGGAGCTTTTGACGATGGTGGACGCCCTGCGCCGGGCCAGCGCCCGCCGGGTCACCGCCGTCGTCCCCTACTTCGGCTACGCCCGCCAGGACCGCAAGGACAAGCCGCGCGTTCCGATAACGGCCAAGCTGGTAGCCAACCTCCTGACGCGGGCCGGGCTGGACCGCCTCCTGACCCTGGACCTCCACGCCGGCCAAATCCAGGGCTACTTCGATATCCCGGTGGACAACCTCCTGCCGCGCCCCCTCTTCCTGCGCGAGCTGCAAAACTTCGACCCCACCGAGCTGGTCATCGTGGCCCCGGACGCCGGCTCGGCCAAGATCAACCGTTCCTACGCCGACCGGCTCGACTGCGGCTTCGCCATCGTGGACAAGAGCCGCTACTCAACCGACGCTTCCAAGGCGCTGACCCTCATCGGCGAGGTCGAGGGCAAGCACTGCTTCATCATTGACGACATCGTGTCCACTGGCGGAACCATGGTCAACGCCGCGCGGCTGCTCTCCGAGCGGGGAGCCAAGAGCGTCCGCGCCGCGGTGACCCACGGCGTCTTCTCCGGGAAGGCCTACGAGAAGCTCGCCGACTCGGTCTTCACCGAGTTCATCGTCACCGACTCCATTCCCCTGCGCCCCGGCGCGCCCGATATAATCCGGACCATAAGCGTGGCCAAGCTCATGGGCGAGGCCATCCGCCGGACGCACTACGACCTCTCGATCAGCGTCCTTTTCCTCTAGATGAGAAAACTCCTCCTAGCCGCCCCCGTTTTTCTCCTAGCGACGGCCTGCTCCGACATCGGGCTGGGGCCCGTC is drawn from bacterium and contains these coding sequences:
- a CDS encoding T9SS type A sorting domain-containing protein, with translation MNCTIRGKSAHGYVVTDDTVWPSQVNQTDVNQILEAWENSSDGPRPGDGIYEIDTTTFGPCPDEIDGDPRVFLFYYDLDISADGFWMFYDEHHDGDDEYHSNEREIIYLNSSDNDPGGTYMIAVAAHECEHMLHWNQDPDEDYWVDEGCAELAMFLYGHPDNISGFNGNSDNDLTGWNGTWSDYIKTYLWTLYLYEHYGEGSADPTDLIWELVHEQADSIAGVNNALDTVGAGATFEEILPDWVAANFLDLADEDLFDGRYSYFGEDLPLFTPASIHNQYPASGSNSLSRYAGEYVLFVEPGRGPEISDVAAAITEWLYGTFDGQDASDFTVDVLRINSGDEADTEVVRLDLDSENWSTFDAPEFPYTHDKVVLTTTRPTAAGPGTYDYHADVSETGVGDSEFNATRTGDGVLAGWSLTEARTVVLLREAGTGETPVVRLDSNEGRYLDREAPDAGCSYVLEVTDLSGLRTRLGPVEVGPAESGREGLTLSAPYPSPSSDRVTFEFTIPGDGEARFAVYDLAGREVFSTAATPAEGRVVWDSSAAAPGVYLAQLIGEGGTVGRRLVIVR
- a CDS encoding ribose-phosphate pyrophosphokinase; protein product: MLDLFLFSGNAHPRLAEDIAAYLHTPLRKRILDRFADGEVRVEIHENVRGRDCFVIQPTCASPEATVNDNLMELLTMVDALRRASARRVTAVVPYFGYARQDRKDKPRVPITAKLVANLLTRAGLDRLLTLDLHAGQIQGYFDIPVDNLLPRPLFLRELQNFDPTELVIVAPDAGSAKINRSYADRLDCGFAIVDKSRYSTDASKALTLIGEVEGKHCFIIDDIVSTGGTMVNAARLLSERGAKSVRAAVTHGVFSGKAYEKLADSVFTEFIVTDSIPLRPGAPDIIRTISVAKLMGEAIRRTHYDLSISVLFL